DNA from Sulfodiicoccus acidiphilus:
ACGGCATGACCCTAGGCAGGCCGCGCGGCAGGGTGGTGGTGGAGAGAATGAGGACAGGCTCTGGAGTGAGAGTAGTTAACATGGGTAAGCTAGTTGGCACCACGGAAGAAGAAGTTAAGAGGTACGTCGAGGGTTTCGGGTTCAGGTCCGCTATTGTGAAGATAACGGGGGAAGTCGCCATGGATGATGTCGAGAGGGCAATATTCGAGAGCGGTTCGACTAAACCTTTCGTGGTGGTCTCCCACGACGTCCCGGGCTCCCTAAAGCCATGGGAGAGAGACCAGTTAAAGCTGGCCCTCTTCAGGGAACTGGACGTCATCAGGGTCTACACTAAGGAACCTTTCGAACCTCCCACCAAGGACCCCCTTGTTCTTAAGAGAGGTTCCACAGTGGCCGAGGTGGCCAAGAAGCTTCATAGTTCCCTCTATGAGGGACTTACCTATGCTAGAGTCTGGGGTAAGTCGGTGAAGCATCAGGGTCAGAGGGTGGGGCCAGACTGGGTTCTTGAGGACGGAGACATCGTGGAGCTTCACACCAGGTAGCAGAGGCTTAGTTAGAAAGGGAGACCATTTTGAAAAAGGTTTATAATCGTGCCCTGAGAGGCCCGATCAGGTGATGATGTTGAACGCTGCAGTGGTAAAGATAAAGCTCTCGATGATATTGGCCTCAATAGGAATAGTTCTCCTCGG
Protein-coding regions in this window:
- a CDS encoding TGS domain-containing protein → MVTNLPAEAKAKWLRVMDAKTPEEKLQALQDFLSYVPKHKGTENLVMWARRRMAELREQTEKEKRKGSGRGLQLFVEKDGAGQVLLLGNYQLRCNVMRSITNVKQDPVELPVVGMTYYEDVRIQVVNPPFFTTESRWATRIVGMARNADVLVLTVENSGELSKLKDFLSDNGMTLGRPRGRVVVERMRTGSGVRVVNMGKLVGTTEEEVKRYVEGFGFRSAIVKITGEVAMDDVERAIFESGSTKPFVVVSHDVPGSLKPWERDQLKLALFRELDVIRVYTKEPFEPPTKDPLVLKRGSTVAEVAKKLHSSLYEGLTYARVWGKSVKHQGQRVGPDWVLEDGDIVELHTR